In a single window of the Bacteroidota bacterium genome:
- a CDS encoding TraR/DksA C4-type zinc finger protein yields MSVKNNKPEANKGNDDQRSRYSDAELVEFKELINKKLEEATRDYELLKNTLSHKDDHGTDDTSPTFKLLEDGSDVLSKEETAHLAARQEKYIQNLKNALIRIQNKTYGICRVTGKLIPKERLRSVPHATLSIDAKLGQGR; encoded by the coding sequence ATGTCTGTAAAAAACAATAAACCTGAAGCCAACAAAGGCAATGACGATCAGCGCTCTCGCTACTCAGACGCTGAACTTGTAGAATTCAAAGAACTCATCAACAAAAAATTAGAAGAAGCCACCCGCGACTATGAGCTGCTGAAGAATACGCTCTCGCACAAAGATGACCATGGCACCGATGACACTTCCCCCACATTTAAATTGCTGGAGGACGGATCGGATGTGCTTTCGAAAGAAGAAACCGCACACCTTGCTGCCCGTCAGGAAAAATACATTCAGAACCTGAAAAATGCGCTCATCCGCATTCAGAACAAAACCTATGGTATTTGCCGCGTTACCGGAAAACTTATTCCCAAAGAACGCCTGCGCAGTGTGCCGCATGCCACACTGAGCATTGATGCAAAATTAGGACAGGGCCGTTAA